DNA from Rubripirellula lacrimiformis:
CGCCGCAAGCGATCTTTTCCGAGCGGCCGTTCCCGCTGATTCAGGGGCTGGGCGTCCACGTGTGTGTGCGTTTGAAAGCGACAACAGTTGGTCCCGGTGATTCGGCCGACCGCAGCAAAGGCGATTCGGCCGAAGTCGCTGATCCATCCCCGGACCAAGTGGACAATCAGGACACCTCGGAAGCCCCCGAGTGGGACTTCGTGATCATTCCGCTCGGACGCACCCTGCCGCGGATGTTGCCCATGCCAAGCGACCGTGGGCATGCGTACGTGTTGTTGGAAGACTTGGTCAAGCACTACATCGAGGACTTTTTCCCGGGCCGCGAAGTGGTCGAATGCATCTCGTTCCGGATCACCCGCAATGCCGATGTCGAACTTCGCGAAGATTCGGCGGCCGATCTGATGGTCGGCATGGAAGACGTCTTGGAAAGTCGCCGGCAATCGCGACCGGTGCGTTTGGAATACAGCGATGGGGCCAGTGATCCCATGCTGGCCTTCTTATCCGAAAAGATGTCACTGCGTAGCGAGGATTTGTTTGCCATCGGTGGTCCGTTGGACCTGACGTACCTGTTCACGCTGCATGGTCTAGAAGGGTTCGACGCGCTTCGGGACGAGCCTTGGCCGGCCCAGGGAAGCCCCGGTATCGATCCGGCGGAATCCATGTTCGCGACCATTGCCGCGGGCGACCTGTTGATGGTGCATCCCTACGAACGATTCGATCCCGTCGTGCGGATGATCGAAGAAGCGGCCAACGACCCGGATGTCCTGGCCATCAAACAGGTCCTGTACCGAACCAGTCGCAACAGTCCGATCGTCGCCGCGTTGATGCGTGCAGCCGAACACGGCAAATACGTATCGGTCATCGTCGAATTGAAGGCTCGGTTTGACGAGGCTCGCAACATCGAGTGGGCACGCGAGATGGAACAGGCAGGCGTCCAGGTGATCTACGGCATTCGCGGGCTGAAGACGCATGCCAAGGTCTGCATCATCGTGCGTCGCGAACCGCAGGGGATTGTTCGCTATCTGCATTTCGGGACCGGAAACTACAACGAAGTCACCGCGAACCTATACAGCGATGTGTCGCTGCTAACGTGCAACGAAGAACTCGGCGGCGATGCGACGTCTTTCTTCAACTGCGTCACGGGAGCCAGTCAGCCACAGCAGTTGCAGCATCTGGCATCCGCGCCGATCACGCTTCGTAAACGTGTGCTGGAGTTGATCGAGGGCGAAATGATCCGTGCCCAAGCCGGCCAACGGGGCGAGATCGTGGCCAAACTAAACGCATTGGTCGATACGCAAATCATCGACGCTCTCTATCGGGCCAGCCAAGCGGGCGTGAAAATCTTGCTGAACATTCGCGGCGTCTGCTGTTTGAAGCCCGGCGTCAAAGGGCTTAGCGAAACGATCCAGGTGGTGTCCATCGTGGATCGTTATCTGGAACACGCACGGGTGGTCCTGTTCCGACACGGCGGTGACGAAGAACTGTATATCAGCAGCGCCGATTGGATGCCCCGCAACCTCGATCGCCGCGTCGAATTGTTGATCCCGGTGGACGACGAATCGTGCCGCAAAAAATTGAAAGAGACTCTGCGGACCTATTTCAAGGACACCACCAACACCTGGGTGATGCAATCCACCGGAAGCTATCAGCGGATGGAAGCGGGCGACACCAAGTATCGATCCCAGAAGGTGCTGTATGATCGCACCTGCAAGGTCATGAAGTTGCAGCGGCAAAGTCGGTTGACGCGTTTTGAAACTCACGAACCACGTGGATCCGAGTAATTCCAGTCATCCAAGACGCAGACCCATTTGAAAGGTGTTGATTTGAATTCTTGGACGCTTCGATACTGGCAGTCGTTTTCGTTTGTAGGTTTGGTTGTCGCGACGATCTTTTTTTGCGGGTCGGTGACACCGTCGCTATTGCCCCGGCCGTATTTTGTGCAAGGAATTCTGTCTGGGTTTTCGTTGGCGATCGGCTACGGCGTTGGCGTCGCGTTGGTGTGGTTGTGGATGTTTCTGGAATTGCCCAAGCCAAGCGAAAAGCTGGAACTTCGGTCCAAACAATTCACGGTGGTCTGCGTTGCGTTGGTGTTTGTGGCCTCGGTGTGGCGGGCGACGTTCTGGCAGAACTCCATTCGTCAACGGATGGAGATGCCACCGCTTGAAACGGCTGACCCGTACCGTTTCTTTCTGATTTCGATCGTCGTGGCGTGTTTGATGGTCGCTGTGCTGCGGGCACTGCTGCGTGGCTGCGCCAGGTTAACGGTGCGTCTAGAAAGATACGTTCCGCCCCGCATTGCAGCCATGGTCAGCATGGTCGTGATTTCGACGTTGACGATCTTGGTTGCCAACGGCGTCGTCGCTCGCGGCTTGCTGGCGCTAGCCGATCAGACGTTTTCGAACGCCGATGAATTGATCGACGAGGGAATTGCCCAACCGTCCGAACCGCTGGCGTGTGGCAGTGTCGAATCGAATGTGCCGTGGGATTCCATCGGTCGGCAGGGAAAGAACTTTATCGCAGGCGGCCCCACGAAGCAGTCGATCAGCGAGTTCACCGGCGACGATGCGAAGACACCGCTGCGGGTTTATGTTGGTGTCCGGTCGGCCGAAGACGAAGAACAGCGAGCCGCATTGGCCGTCCAAGAATTGAAACGGGTTGGCGGATTTGATCGTAAAATCCTAGTGGTTGCGACGCCTACCGGGACCGGATGGTTGGATCAGGGAGCGGTGGACACGTTGGAATACATGCACGATGGCGACACCGCGATCGTCAGCACGCAGTATTCGTATCTTCCTAGCTGGATCACGATCTTGGTCGATCCGTCGTGTTCCAGGCGGTCGGCAACGGCTCTGTTCGACCAAGTCTATGCTCACTGGACAACACTGCCCAAAGACGATCGCCCACAGTTGCATCTGTTTGGTCTAAGTCTGGGATCGTTCGGTTGCGAAGACACCGCGAACTTGTTGAAGACGTTTCAGGATCCGATTCAAGGGTCGGTGAAAAGCGGTCCGCCATTTCCAAGCACTCGCTGGGCATCGATCGTGTCGGAGCGAAACCCCGGTTCAAGCGTTTGGTTGCCGACGTTTCGCGATGGTTCGATGATCCGATTCACGTCGCAACAGAATCGTCTGGAAAGCGGCAAAGCATGGGGGCCGATTCGGGACGTTTACATTCAACATGCCAGTGATCCGATGGTTTGGTTTTCACCATCGTTGGCTTGGCATCGCCCTGCGTGGCTGAACGATCCACGCGGTCCCGACGTGTCACCCCAACTGCGTTGGTATCCGATCGTGACGTTCCTGCAGATCGCGTTCGACCTGCCGATGGCGACTAGCGTTCCGATTGGCTACGGCCACAACTACGCACCGGCGAACTACATCGACGCCTGGATGGCCGTGACTGACCCGCCAAGCTGGGAACCCGACGACGTGACCCGGTTGAAGAACCAGTTTGCTCCGTCGGCACCCTGAAGGACGCCGCCAACGGTTTGTCGATTGAGTCGAACTTTCCACGGCCATGGTGAGCCGCTGGCGGTGCGGTCACGGGCACGGGCACGGGGATTCCCGGCCGCTTACGCGATCGCGGCTCACCTAAGCGACAAACTCTTGACGAGTCCCGCGACGGAAAATCACGCCGGTGCATCCGGGCGCTACAGGATCGAACCGGCTCGATAGGCAGCAGCGTCGGGATGCTGATTGACGATCGCTTCGACCTTTTGGATGACCTTGGCGACTTGTGACGTGGCGTTGCCGACAAATTCGCTGGGGGCACCGATGGCGGCTCGCAAAGTCGCCTCGTCCATCGGGATCCGATCATCGGCGGCCAGTCGTTCGATCAGATCGTTGTCGTCCCCGCCTTGTTCTCGCATCGCAAGTGCTGCGGCGACGGCGTGTTCCTTGATCGCCTCGTGTGCGGTTTCGCGTCCCACACCGGCTTTGACGGCTGCCACTAGGATCTTGGTGGTCGCAAGGAACGGAAGGAATCGATTCATTTCGCGGGCGATGACCGCGGGGTAGGCGCCGAAGTCGACCAGCACCGTCAGGAATGTTTCCATTTGTCCGTCGATGGCCAAGAAAGCGTCTGGGATCGCGATCCGGCGAACCACACTGCAGCTGACATCGCCTTCGTTCCACTGGTCGCCCAGCAGGCCACCGACCATCGATAGATAGCCTCGCAGGATGACGCTGAAACCGTCGATTCGCTCGGCCGATCGGGCGTTCATCTTGTGTGGCATCGCGGACGAACCGACTTGGCCAGGTTTGAATCCTTCGGTGGCCAGTTCGGCGCCCGCCATCAGCCGCAGGGTGCGTGCAAAGTTGGCGGGGGCAGAGGAAAGCTGTACCAGTGCGGAAACGACGTCAAAGTCCAACGATCGGGGGTAAACCTGCCCGACGGATTCAAAGCATCCCGAAAAGCCAAGACGCTTGGAAATTCGTTCGTCCAGTTGGGCCAGTTTGGAAGTATCGCCTTCGAACAGGTCCAGCATGTCCTGTTGGGTGCCGACCGGTCCCTTGATTCCTCGCAGCGGATAGCGAGCCAGCAGATCCTCGGTGCGGTTCAGTCCGATCAGCAATTCTTCGGCAATCGATGCCAGTCGTTTGCCGACGGTGGTGACCTGAGCCGGGACATTGTGGCTGCGACCGGCGATGGCCAGATCGGAAAATTCGGCGGCACGCTGTGCGATCATTCCCAAGGCGGCGATCGTGCGGTCGCGAACCAGGACCAGGGCGGTGCGGATTTGCAGCTGTTCGACGTTCTCGGTCAGGTCGCGGGATGTCATTCCCTTGTGGATATGTTCGTGTCCGGCCAACGCATTGAATTCTTCGATGCGGGCTTTGACGTCGTGTCGGGTGACGCGTTCGCGGGCGTCGATTGAGTGCAAATCGACCTGATCGACGACGGCGCGATAGGCTTCGATGACACCGGCCGGAATGGCGACTCCCAAATCGGCTTGTGCTTCCATCACCGAGATCCAAAATTCTCGCTCCAGCACGACTTTCCCGGCCGGAGACCAGATCTTGACCATTGCATCGCTGGCGTAACGGGATGCGAGCACGTTGGGGATATCGACCGACACGGTGGGATCCTGGTGGGAATCGAGAAAACGGCGGAGACAGGGCATCGAGCCTGCCGAAAATGTCTTGGTAGCCGAAAATGTAATGGACTGGCTTCGAATCGCCACCTGCCCGTCATTTTGGCTTTTTGGCGGATCTGGTCGACGAAGATGGCAATTCGAGCCGCTTCCGACGTACCATTCTGCTGACCCGTTCCCCCACATCGGAGGGTGGCCGGGTGTTTATGCTGCTTGTTTGTTCTTTGTCGCAGGGCAAACTGTTGACGAGAATCCGCTGGATCGGGGCAAAGCCGGCGTTTCGGCCTGAAAACGAGTTCGATAACATACGGGTCGGTCACAACAGCGTTATTCGCTGATTTGACCGCCAATAAATTGTCTAAAGCACCGGATTTTGAATGTTCACCCAGATTGGTCTTCCGCGTCGTCGAGCCATTCGTCGATCGGTTTTTGTTTGCTTGCAGGTCCTGGCGGGGATCCTGGTTGCCAGTCATTCGATGTCGTCGAGCGTCGTCGCACAGGATGCCGGTATCGATGCAGCAGCCCCGGATGCCGTGAATGGGGCCAATCCAGCGATTGCCTATGCACCGGCGATCAGCCTGCTGCCCGATTCGGTCGCTGGGTTGGTGCGTGTGCCAGACCTGCCCGGATTTTGCAAAGCTTGGGAAACCACCAACATGGGCAGGTTGCTGGACGATCCGGCCATGCAACCTTTCATCGAAGCCCGACGTGATCGTGCCAAAGACTATCTGCAATCGCTCGGCAACAAGGTCGGTCTGCATTTAGAAGATCTTTACGAGATCGCATCGGGCGAGGCCGTCTTTGCTTGGTTGCCTTTCGAAAAAGACAATCGTCGCCCATTCGCCATTTGCGTAGTTGCGGATATCCGCGGACGCCGAGCCAAGGCTGACGAGGTCATGGCGACCTTGGACAAGGACCTGAAGGCTGGGGGCTGGATCCGCAGCGATGTCCAGCACCGCGGGGAAGCCGTCCGAATTTACGACACCAAGCCCAAGCCCGGGCAGTTGAAGGTCGAACAGATTGCGATCACGTTGAACGATGCTCGGATCATTGCCGCCGATCGCGACACCGTTGTCACCGATCTGTTGGATGCAATCGCGGGTTCTCCCAAAGGTCCAGCGATCAACAAAGCAGAAGACTTTCGCACCGTGCTGACCCGATCGGCTCGCGAGATCAGTGGTCCCGCCAAGGAAAGCGGCGGAAGTTTGGCGTTTGAATGGTTTGCACGCCCGTTTCAAATGGGACGGATCGTTCGCGAATCGCTGGACATCGATCGGGGCAACCAAGTCGATGTGATCAAGTTGCTGCAGAACCAAGGGTTCGACGCGATCAAAGCGGCCGGTGGGATCGCGATCATGGCGGGCGATCCGTTTGATTTGCTGCACAAGGGTTACATCCTGGCCCCGCCGGTCACCAGCGAGCCCGATAAATACAAAATGGCTGCTCGGATGTTGCAGTTTGTGAACCAGCCGTTGGCCGAACTGCCGACTTGGATCCACGATGATGTGGCCAGTGTCAGCCGCGTGAACCTGCGGATCGAAGAAGCCTTCTGGGCGGCCGAGACATTGGTCAACGAAGCCTTCGGCGACGAAATCTTTCGTGACATCATCGACGGCATTCGTGAAGACGAAGTCGGCCCCCAAATCGACTTGGCCAAGAACGTGTTGCCCAACTTGGATGACCACGTCTTGTTGATGACCGACAACACATTGCCCGCCGAAATTCATTCCGAACGGATGTTGGTTGCCATTCGCGTTTCGGACGCAGCGGCCATCAAACTGGCCGTCAAAAAGGCCATGGAAGTGGAACCAGACGCAAGCCGGATGGATGTGTTGCCCGGTGTCGAAATTTGGCGGGTTCAACGCGGGGAAGGGACCGACGATTTTGATGCGGAATTGTTCGGCGACTTAGCGATCGAAGACGAAGAGGAAACCGACGAACCGCCGCCATTGTTGGACCACTGGGCCATCGCATTGGTCGAAAAAGGCCCGGGGTCGGATTCGCCTTACCTGATGTTTTCCAGCCACCCCGAATTTCTGGTCGAAACCGCCAAGCGGATTCAAGAGGGAACTCCCGGCGGCTTGGGCAGCATGCCACGTGTCGTCGCGGTCACCGGTGCGATGAAAAAACTAGGGGCCGGTTCGGTTGCGCTGGACCGTTTGGTGCGAACCAAGTTGTCGTTGCGAGTGAAGTACCAATTGCTTCGTGAAGGTCGTTTGAAAGATAGCGACACCCTGTTGGCGTCGTTGATTCGACGCGCGGTCGAAGACGCCGATGGCGAAGAACTTGAATCCGGCGATGTCGGCAAGTTGCCGCCACTGAAGCAGATCGAACAGTATCTGCCCGAAGCCGGTGGGTACATGGAAACTCACGAAGATGGATGGGGCCTGACAGGTTTTCTGTTGAAGTAGCCCGTCGGCACCATCACGAACGATCGTTTCAGCATCAGCGGAGCCGAGCGGTGTACTTCCAAAGTTTCCTGCCGTCGCTCTGCTTGGGTTGCCTGCTGACGTTCGCCCTGGGGGGCTGCTCCGGACGCGATCGTGAAACGACCGAAACCGGCGACGTTCGGGCCGCCGATCGGGCTGACGATCGGGCCGACGTTCGCGGCCAACCGAACGCTGCCGCCGGTGATTCTTCTGCCACATCGCCTGGGGATTCCGACCCCGCGAATGCGATGGCTGCGGTCGCGGCGGCATTGCGGGACAACCGTTTGGACCAAGCCGAGACGTTGCTGCGATCTCGGTTGATCCAGGCTCCCGACGATCTGCAGGCCGCTGCGTTGATCGGCGAAGTGTTGGTCCGCCGCGGTGATTTCGGCGGGGCGATCGAGTGGATCGATGGGCTGGTTGTGGACCACCCCGACCAGCGGGATGCGTTGCAAGCCGAAGCGGCAGAGATCGCGCTAGAGGCCGGCGATGATCAGCAGGCCATCGACCGATTCAACGATCTGGTCCGCCGCAGGCCTGATTTTACGGCCGCCCGATCCCGGTTGGCAGAAGTGCTGAACCAGCGAGGGTTTCGGTTCGATGGCAACCAGCAGCTGCGTCGCTTGATGGCCCTGCAGCCGATCGGCAAGCAGCAGTGGGTCGCGATCATCCACCCGATGCAGCCCTATGCCACGTTCACCGAGAAGCCTGACATCCACGATGCTGATCAGTTGGCACGCGTGGGGGTGATGAGTGTGGTGGCCGCACTGCGGTCTCGTAACGATCGCGTCGAGGCGCTGCAGTGTCTTCGGGAATCCGACTTGGTTGCCAACCGGAACCCGGCTGCCGTCGCGATGCTGGGACTGCTGTTTGCCGAGACTCAGGACAACGCGGCCGTCCAGGATTGGTTGGCCACCGCCGAACCGGCGACGGCACAGTACCCCGCATTTTGGATGGCGGCCGGTATGTGGTTGGCCGCTCAGCGAGACGACGCAGCGATCGACTGCTTTGTTCAGGCTTTGCGACTGGAACCGGGCAGTTTGGACGCGTGGAACAATTTGATTGCTGCGTTGGGAGTCGCCGGTGACTCGGCGGCGATCAAGATCGCCCAACAACACCGCCAACAGGTCACCGAAATGCGTTTCCTGGTCGGCCAGTGGGCGTCGCATGGAAATGGCGGCAGCGACCCCCAGTTGATTCAACGCATGACCGAACTGCTAAGTGGTAGCGGGCGTCCGATGGAATCGGTAGCGTGGCAGGAAACTGCGATCGCCGCGGTGGCGCCGGGGGCACCCCAGTTGCAGACGCTTGCCGCCTACAAGTCCAAGGTTCTGAAGCGGTTTCCCGATGGCCGCGATCCGTCGATTTGGTTGGCGGGATTGAATGCCGAATCTCGATCGATCGATGGCTTCATGGCGACCTGGCAACGAATGCGAACCAGCCATGTGCCGACGGTGCAGGGCAGGGCAGGGGACTCGGTTGACCAGGCCGATGCACCCATCCAGCGGCCCGTGATGGTGGGCGTGGCGAAGCAGTCGGGATTGACGTTCCGGCATCAAAATGCAGATCCGTCGATCCAACGTGAATTCCGCCTCTTTGAACCACTTGGCAGCGGCGTGGCCTGCCTGGACTATGACTGTGATGGGCAGGTTGATTTTTACTTTGCCCAAGCCGGAACCAACGTGCCGGATGTCGAAAGTTCGGTTGGCAACCAACTGTTTCGGCAATCCGATGGTGAGTTTTTGGAACAAAGCGTTGCATCGGAGTCGGGTGATTTTCGTTGGTCGACTGCCGTCACCAGTGGAGATTGGAATCAGGATGGTTTTGCCGATCTGGTCGTCGGAAGCTTGGGCCAGAACCTGCTGCTGATCAATCAAGGCGACGGTACGTTTTTGCGCCGGACGTTTGATTCGGTGGACCAACAGGGCAACCCTGAATCGGTGGATCCGATGTCGACGATGGGTTTGGCGATCGCGGACGTGACCGGCGATCTGTTGCCAGACGTGATCGAAGTGAACTATGTCGACGACTCGCGATCCCTGGATCCGATTCAACGAGACTCTCGTGGGCAACCGTTGACGTTGCCCGGACCGCTGCATTTCAAGCCAGCGGTCAATCGGGTCTTTGTGTCCCAAGGCGATGGTCGAATGGACGCCCAGGTGCTGCCCGGAGAAAGCACGGCGTTGGGTTTGATCGTGACGGACATCGATGGGGACCGCCAAGGCGATATCTTCATCGCCAATGACCAACGTGCGAACCATTGGCACAGCCATCACATGCTTGCCGACGGCACCCCGGTTTGGACCGATCAGGCGATCCTAGCGGGGTTGGGGTACGGGCCCGGCGGTAAACCGACGGCGTGCATGGGAATCGCGGCCGCCGATTTTGATCACAATGGCAATCTCGATTTGCACGTTACGAACTTCATGGATGAATGGTCCAATTTGTATCTGCAGCAGGCCGCGGGCGGATTCGTTGATTCGGCGGTCGCCTACCAGATCGACAAGGCGTCGGTTCGGATGCTGGGGTTTGGGACACAGGCGATCGATTACGACAACAATACGAGCTGGGATTTGATCGTTGGCAACGGCCACATCGAAGACTTCCGCAGCGCCGGAAAAGCGTTCGAAATGCCGACCCAAATTTTGGCGTTTGCCGGTGGCAAATTTGTGGCGGTGGATCCCGCTGGCGATGATCCGTTTTGGAAGACGGACCGATTGGCGCGAGCGGTGGCCAAGTGCGATTGGAATCGCGACGGTCGGACCGACATCGTCCTGACGGAAATGAATGGCGATGCCGAGCTGCTGGAAAACCGCACTCCCGCGGCCAATCGATTCCTGCAGATCGAACTGGCAGGGGTTCACTGCGAGCGAGATGCGATCGGCGCGAAGGTCAGTGTCCAGACCGACCAAGGCGAATGGTCCCAGTGGGTCCAGACCGGCGACGGATACCTCTGCAAGAACGAATCGCTGTTGATGTTCGGGTTGGGGGGATCCAACCGGATCGTTCGCGTCGCAGTGGCTTGGCCCGGAAAATCGCCGACGGGTTCAGCAAGGACTGAGAATGAAGCGCCTGAAAACAGTGCGTCTGGATTTGCAGAACCCGAGATCTTTGACGATGTCGCAATCGACCAGCGCGTTCTGTTGATTGAAGGCGCTGGCCGAGTTTGGCAGCGATAGGTGTTGGCCGTCGGCGGGCCGAGCGACCGTTGGCTCTATTCGGTACCGACCGCTTCGCGGACCGCTGGCAGCACTCGGTTCTGGACGTCTTCCAAGGTGCCTTCTAGGAACGCGCCTGCGGCCGCTTTGTGGCCACCGCCGCCGAACAGTTGAGCGATTTCGTTGCTGTCCATCGCACACCGGCTGCGGAAGCTGAGTTTAAAACCTCCGCGGAGTTGTTCAACGAAAATAACCGCCGCTTTGGCACCTTCGACCGCAAGCGTCAGGTTGATCGCATCCTCGGTATCGCTGGGCAGGGCACCGGTGGCTTCGAAGTCTTCTTTCTTGACGTAGGTGTGCATCAACCGCCCGTCCAATTCGGATTGGGTGCGGGACAGGATGGTGCCGCGAAGACGTAGTCGGCCGATGGTATCGCGTTCGTAAAGATCGCCGTAGATTTCGCAGGGCATGACGCCGGCATCGATCAGCCGCGCGATGACACGAAAGGTTTCTGAACTGACACTTGGGAAACGGAACCAGCCGGTGTCGGTGGCGATTGCCGCGAACAGGGGCATGCCCATGGTGCGTGTCACGGGGACGCCCAGGGCGTCGGCAGCTTGGACCACGAGGTGACCGGTCGCTTCGGCTTGATAGTCCTTGTACATCGTCGCCCCCAGGTCGTCTTCGCCGACGTGGTGGTCCAGCACGATCTTGTCGCACGATGCTGCGCGAATGACATCGCCCATGTCACCCAGTTGGGCCCATGCGCTGGTGTCCAAAATCATGATGCAGTCGCACGAAATGTCTTCGGCTTCGACATGATCGCCCAGTACTTCGATGCCTTCGGCGGGATCTAGGAACTGCAGCGCCGGCGGAGTTCGGTGGGCGTTGATGATGCGAACGGTCTTCCCGATGGTTCGCAGCACTTCGGCCATCCCGAGCTCGCTGCCCAGTGCGTCGCAGTCAGGCCGAATGTGGCTGACCAAGACGAAGGATTCGTAGTGGCTGATTTGATTGGTAAAGGCTTTCCAGTTGACGCCCATGAAGATCTGATCCTGATTTGGCTGGCACTGCAAACGGTTTCAACGTTCGGTCAGTTGGTGGCGAATGGTTTGAATGTCGTGTT
Protein-coding regions in this window:
- a CDS encoding FG-GAP-like repeat-containing protein — translated: MYFQSFLPSLCLGCLLTFALGGCSGRDRETTETGDVRAADRADDRADVRGQPNAAAGDSSATSPGDSDPANAMAAVAAALRDNRLDQAETLLRSRLIQAPDDLQAAALIGEVLVRRGDFGGAIEWIDGLVVDHPDQRDALQAEAAEIALEAGDDQQAIDRFNDLVRRRPDFTAARSRLAEVLNQRGFRFDGNQQLRRLMALQPIGKQQWVAIIHPMQPYATFTEKPDIHDADQLARVGVMSVVAALRSRNDRVEALQCLRESDLVANRNPAAVAMLGLLFAETQDNAAVQDWLATAEPATAQYPAFWMAAGMWLAAQRDDAAIDCFVQALRLEPGSLDAWNNLIAALGVAGDSAAIKIAQQHRQQVTEMRFLVGQWASHGNGGSDPQLIQRMTELLSGSGRPMESVAWQETAIAAVAPGAPQLQTLAAYKSKVLKRFPDGRDPSIWLAGLNAESRSIDGFMATWQRMRTSHVPTVQGRAGDSVDQADAPIQRPVMVGVAKQSGLTFRHQNADPSIQREFRLFEPLGSGVACLDYDCDGQVDFYFAQAGTNVPDVESSVGNQLFRQSDGEFLEQSVASESGDFRWSTAVTSGDWNQDGFADLVVGSLGQNLLLINQGDGTFLRRTFDSVDQQGNPESVDPMSTMGLAIADVTGDLLPDVIEVNYVDDSRSLDPIQRDSRGQPLTLPGPLHFKPAVNRVFVSQGDGRMDAQVLPGESTALGLIVTDIDGDRQGDIFIANDQRANHWHSHHMLADGTPVWTDQAILAGLGYGPGGKPTACMGIAAADFDHNGNLDLHVTNFMDEWSNLYLQQAAGGFVDSAVAYQIDKASVRMLGFGTQAIDYDNNTSWDLIVGNGHIEDFRSAGKAFEMPTQILAFAGGKFVAVDPAGDDPFWKTDRLARAVAKCDWNRDGRTDIVLTEMNGDAELLENRTPAANRFLQIELAGVHCERDAIGAKVSVQTDQGEWSQWVQTGDGYLCKNESLLMFGLGGSNRIVRVAVAWPGKSPTGSARTENEAPENSASGFAEPEIFDDVAIDQRVLLIEGAGRVWQR
- the purB gene encoding adenylosuccinate lyase; this translates as MSVDIPNVLASRYASDAMVKIWSPAGKVVLEREFWISVMEAQADLGVAIPAGVIEAYRAVVDQVDLHSIDARERVTRHDVKARIEEFNALAGHEHIHKGMTSRDLTENVEQLQIRTALVLVRDRTIAALGMIAQRAAEFSDLAIAGRSHNVPAQVTTVGKRLASIAEELLIGLNRTEDLLARYPLRGIKGPVGTQQDMLDLFEGDTSKLAQLDERISKRLGFSGCFESVGQVYPRSLDFDVVSALVQLSSAPANFARTLRLMAGAELATEGFKPGQVGSSAMPHKMNARSAERIDGFSVILRGYLSMVGGLLGDQWNEGDVSCSVVRRIAIPDAFLAIDGQMETFLTVLVDFGAYPAVIAREMNRFLPFLATTKILVAAVKAGVGRETAHEAIKEHAVAAALAMREQGGDDNDLIERLAADDRIPMDEATLRAAIGAPSEFVGNATSQVAKVIQKVEAIVNQHPDAAAYRAGSIL
- the ppk1 gene encoding polyphosphate kinase 1, producing MTSKPTHKKKRRSNRRPAALPEDRFINRELSWLEFNQRVLDQADDPSLPLLERAKFLAITSSNLDEFVMVRVGSLKLQYQRNSLVRDPSGMTVAEQLQAVASRCKAIVTRQYDVFESLEPHLADADIRRIDLNDCSDRCSETADSRFHSDVFSVLSPQAIFSERPFPLIQGLGVHVCVRLKATTVGPGDSADRSKGDSAEVADPSPDQVDNQDTSEAPEWDFVIIPLGRTLPRMLPMPSDRGHAYVLLEDLVKHYIEDFFPGREVVECISFRITRNADVELREDSAADLMVGMEDVLESRRQSRPVRLEYSDGASDPMLAFLSEKMSLRSEDLFAIGGPLDLTYLFTLHGLEGFDALRDEPWPAQGSPGIDPAESMFATIAAGDLLMVHPYERFDPVVRMIEEAANDPDVLAIKQVLYRTSRNSPIVAALMRAAEHGKYVSVIVELKARFDEARNIEWAREMEQAGVQVIYGIRGLKTHAKVCIIVRREPQGIVRYLHFGTGNYNEVTANLYSDVSLLTCNEELGGDATSFFNCVTGASQPQQLQHLASAPITLRKRVLELIEGEMIRAQAGQRGEIVAKLNALVDTQIIDALYRASQAGVKILLNIRGVCCLKPGVKGLSETIQVVSIVDRYLEHARVVLFRHGGDEELYISSADWMPRNLDRRVELLIPVDDESCRKKLKETLRTYFKDTTNTWVMQSTGSYQRMEAGDTKYRSQKVLYDRTCKVMKLQRQSRLTRFETHEPRGSE
- a CDS encoding membrane or secreted protein, encoding MFTQIGLPRRRAIRRSVFVCLQVLAGILVASHSMSSSVVAQDAGIDAAAPDAVNGANPAIAYAPAISLLPDSVAGLVRVPDLPGFCKAWETTNMGRLLDDPAMQPFIEARRDRAKDYLQSLGNKVGLHLEDLYEIASGEAVFAWLPFEKDNRRPFAICVVADIRGRRAKADEVMATLDKDLKAGGWIRSDVQHRGEAVRIYDTKPKPGQLKVEQIAITLNDARIIAADRDTVVTDLLDAIAGSPKGPAINKAEDFRTVLTRSAREISGPAKESGGSLAFEWFARPFQMGRIVRESLDIDRGNQVDVIKLLQNQGFDAIKAAGGIAIMAGDPFDLLHKGYILAPPVTSEPDKYKMAARMLQFVNQPLAELPTWIHDDVASVSRVNLRIEEAFWAAETLVNEAFGDEIFRDIIDGIREDEVGPQIDLAKNVLPNLDDHVLLMTDNTLPAEIHSERMLVAIRVSDAAAIKLAVKKAMEVEPDASRMDVLPGVEIWRVQRGEGTDDFDAELFGDLAIEDEEETDEPPPLLDHWAIALVEKGPGSDSPYLMFSSHPEFLVETAKRIQEGTPGGLGSMPRVVAVTGAMKKLGAGSVALDRLVRTKLSLRVKYQLLREGRLKDSDTLLASLIRRAVEDADGEELESGDVGKLPPLKQIEQYLPEAGGYMETHEDGWGLTGFLLK
- a CDS encoding alpha/beta hydrolase, giving the protein MNSWTLRYWQSFSFVGLVVATIFFCGSVTPSLLPRPYFVQGILSGFSLAIGYGVGVALVWLWMFLELPKPSEKLELRSKQFTVVCVALVFVASVWRATFWQNSIRQRMEMPPLETADPYRFFLISIVVACLMVAVLRALLRGCARLTVRLERYVPPRIAAMVSMVVISTLTILVANGVVARGLLALADQTFSNADELIDEGIAQPSEPLACGSVESNVPWDSIGRQGKNFIAGGPTKQSISEFTGDDAKTPLRVYVGVRSAEDEEQRAALAVQELKRVGGFDRKILVVATPTGTGWLDQGAVDTLEYMHDGDTAIVSTQYSYLPSWITILVDPSCSRRSATALFDQVYAHWTTLPKDDRPQLHLFGLSLGSFGCEDTANLLKTFQDPIQGSVKSGPPFPSTRWASIVSERNPGSSVWLPTFRDGSMIRFTSQQNRLESGKAWGPIRDVYIQHASDPMVWFSPSLAWHRPAWLNDPRGPDVSPQLRWYPIVTFLQIAFDLPMATSVPIGYGHNYAPANYIDAWMAVTDPPSWEPDDVTRLKNQFAPSAP
- a CDS encoding DHH family phosphoesterase: MGVNWKAFTNQISHYESFVLVSHIRPDCDALGSELGMAEVLRTIGKTVRIINAHRTPPALQFLDPAEGIEVLGDHVEAEDISCDCIMILDTSAWAQLGDMGDVIRAASCDKIVLDHHVGEDDLGATMYKDYQAEATGHLVVQAADALGVPVTRTMGMPLFAAIATDTGWFRFPSVSSETFRVIARLIDAGVMPCEIYGDLYERDTIGRLRLRGTILSRTQSELDGRLMHTYVKKEDFEATGALPSDTEDAINLTLAVEGAKAAVIFVEQLRGGFKLSFRSRCAMDSNEIAQLFGGGGHKAAAGAFLEGTLEDVQNRVLPAVREAVGTE